The Raphanus sativus cultivar WK10039 chromosome 2, ASM80110v3, whole genome shotgun sequence DNA segment GCTGAAAAGTTCCATCACATGTTCGCCGAGAGACCACACCATATCCCCATAGCAACTCCAGGCCACATTAAGGGATGTGATCTGCACGAAGGCGAATGGGGCAAAGTCGGCTCTATCATCGTCTGGAACTACGTCCATGGCAAGTCAAATTTATGCACTATTTGATAAAAACATTCTATTGATTCAAAACTGAAACTAATTAAAACTCATTTTTATGAGATGTGCAACGATCACTAAACTGATATTAGACGGTCACCAAAATATACTATCACTGAAACATTTTTCAATAACAAGAGAATTCCAAACaagaaaaattatttcaaaaaagaattatttctcttttagcaaaaaaaaaagaattatttctcaaagaaaaagaaaaaatataattttcagaacaaaaattaatcttGACATATATATCCACGAGGGGATGACCACTGTAAATCTGTAATACCATCATTTGCATACAATATACATGTTTATGATATGGTTTTGAACTACATTAATGTTGATTCTCAAAATCAAGTCTgtgtaaataatcaaatttgaACTACTTGGTGTAGATGGAAAGCCAAAGGTGGCGAAGGACATAATAGAAGCGGTGGATCGGGAGAAGAACCTGTTCAAGATGAGGGTTATAGAAGGTGATCTCATGAAAGAGTACAAAAACTTTGTGTTGACGATCCAGGCGACCCCTAAGCATGAAGGGTCTGGAAGTATTGTGCACTGGCACATTGAGTATGAGAAAATTAGTGAGGAGGTGGCTCACCCTGAGACTCTTGTCCAGCTCCTTACTGAAATGTCCCAAGGGATCGACGAACATCTCTTGGCGGAAGACTAGAGGACCCCGTCCTCATATGTGTGTGCGTGTGTGTGTTTGCCTTCGTCTTAATTAAGGATTTTGCTTAATtatgtatttgaaataaataatgaGGCGGTGCCTGAATTTGTCTAAGAGATATGTTGGTGTGCGATGCGTGTACGTATGCATACTACAACAGTCGTCAGTTATCTTTAAAGTTTCTTAATTTGAAAAACGATGTGTAGTAGAAGTTTGTGTATGCTACTACCCTTCACGTTGGttataatgtaatattttatattatttccaCCTTTGTTCAacttaattgtttttctttcctAAAACCTTTGGAAGTGTGTCGACCTGGTTATGAGATAAGAGCAGCTCCATTGAAGAATCTAACAgggttttttaatatttaaaataaaagaaaaattagcaAAATTAAGAGAGAGCATGCaaaggttctttttttttttttttccaaaatgcATGCAAAGGTTTTTAAGTAAGAGATTTAAGAATATGTTTATTGTAGGATTCTTAAGATGGTGTtcatagtataaaataaaaaccgtctcttaacttttaactaagaaaaactaagaactatttttaaatatattacgCTAAAAACTCCAATCATAAGAATCATGTCACTTAGATAATGTTTGAACAGGTGTTATAACAAGctgaaataataattatattaatatttttattttttaggaACTGTTATAGGTTTTAACCGTTAATCACATGCTCTAAAGGGTTTGGTTACTTGGTGTTATGGATTTAATTCACTTTATAATAAAACCTTGCTAAAACAGTAAAACCTTTCTGCAACGAGATAACAAGAAATCCCATCGAGAGGAATACAAATGAACAATATATGATGAAATCTATGTAAAATAACCTTTTAACCACATAACTTTGTGTTATGGATTTAATTCCTTTTATAATATACTCCTATGTGTTATCTCcagatatattatataaaaagtcAATTTTCTCAAATAGCACAAAATAGTTTTGATCATAACATAACgtagaatagaaaaaaaaaaacgtagaatagaaaaaaaaacaaaatatctttcactaaaaaataaaaagctaaaactatctttaatatataataaaatttaatataaataaatattttaaaagtatttaattttttaaaaaaataaataaatattatcacCCCTAATTTTACATCCTAGACTCAGaaattctaaatcaaaaacTCTAAATTTCAATCTCTAAACTCCACCTCCAAAATCTAAATTACAATTCATAGACGTTTAACATTAAGATCtgttttgaaataatttaaaggatataaaaaaagaaattgaaacctagtttttgatatattttgagGAGACATGATGATCTGTATAAAAATGAGAGGAAAAACCATCATTTATTTGGTAGACAGCCATACATGCTTGTTGCCCTCTAGCTAGATCGCAACTGATTTGTTCTGTCATTTTAAATGCTATCAATTTGTGCGGGTCTACCTTTTCTTCTTTCCAAAAAATGTCGAAAATGAGTGTTAGGAAAACGCTAGACGTTAAAAATACATGATGGAGTCTAGACTGATCaattgtgtttcaaaaaaaaaaagtcttagACTGATCACTTATAcgaaatatctatttatttttatttttctggaacATCAAGTTCGTTATAATATAAAAGTCAAAAACAGGCCTAGACTTTATAAGAGGCCCAAACTTTGTAGGAGCATCATTCTGCTCAATGCCATTACAATCGTCTATGGTCAGAAAGTAAGTTACTCGATCGAATGCTGAACGTTTTATAAGCTGATAATGGTGAGACCTCTTC contains these protein-coding regions:
- the LOC108841629 gene encoding MLP-like protein 43, producing the protein MAEPSSLLGKLEIEVEIKASAEKFHHMFAERPHHIPIATPGHIKGCDLHEGEWGKVGSIIVWNYVHDGKPKVAKDIIEAVDREKNLFKMRVIEGDLMKEYKNFVLTIQATPKHEGSGSIVHWHIEYEKISEEVAHPETLVQLLTEMSQGIDEHLLAED